From a single Bradyrhizobium sediminis genomic region:
- a CDS encoding TorF family putative porin: MKKLALLATALAMVSGSALAADLRVKAVKAPPPPAFDPWDIAFGSSITNDYVFRGITQSNHKPSVSAYFEPRYNVTKDVQLYAGLAGASISFPNRAAAEIDIYGGIRPTFGAFAFDFGVWGYLYPGGTCHYGAAFDTAGQPLSAECATNALVNGNVIKKNLSFFEGYAKVNYTINDMFQVGANEYYTPSFLGSGAWGNYASITGKFTAPSSTFGSSGLGMYVSGEFGRQWLGTSDSFYGTGFTNPGFAGPFPNGINYADYNTWNIGVGFTYKVFTLDIRYSDTDLSKGDCNAFTSDFAARGNITAASGTSITAINPTGVGSNWCGAAGIVKLSADLTAMTNLK, translated from the coding sequence ATGAAAAAGTTGGCTTTGTTGGCAACGGCGCTGGCAATGGTATCGGGTTCGGCTCTTGCTGCGGATTTGCGGGTCAAGGCCGTCAAGGCGCCGCCGCCGCCCGCGTTCGATCCCTGGGATATCGCCTTCGGCAGCTCGATCACCAACGACTACGTGTTCCGTGGCATCACCCAGTCCAACCACAAGCCCTCGGTCTCGGCCTACTTCGAGCCGCGCTACAACGTCACCAAGGACGTGCAGCTCTACGCCGGCCTGGCGGGCGCAAGCATCTCCTTCCCGAACCGCGCCGCGGCTGAAATCGACATCTACGGCGGTATCCGTCCGACCTTCGGCGCGTTTGCTTTCGATTTCGGTGTTTGGGGCTACCTGTATCCGGGCGGAACCTGCCACTACGGCGCCGCCTTCGATACCGCGGGGCAACCGCTCAGCGCGGAATGCGCGACCAACGCCCTGGTCAACGGCAATGTCATCAAGAAGAACCTGAGCTTCTTTGAAGGCTACGCCAAGGTCAATTACACCATCAACGACATGTTCCAGGTCGGCGCCAACGAATACTACACCCCGAGCTTCCTGGGCTCTGGTGCCTGGGGCAACTATGCGTCGATCACCGGCAAGTTCACTGCGCCCAGCTCCACATTCGGCTCAAGCGGCCTCGGCATGTACGTCTCCGGCGAGTTCGGCCGGCAGTGGCTTGGAACCTCCGATTCGTTCTACGGAACGGGCTTTACCAATCCTGGCTTTGCGGGACCGTTCCCGAACGGCATCAACTACGCCGACTACAACACCTGGAACATCGGTGTCGGTTTCACCTACAAGGTGTTCACGCTCGATATCCGCTACTCCGACACCGATCTGTCGAAGGGTGATTGCAACGCCTTCACCAGCGATTTCGCCGCCCGCGGAAACATCACCGCAGCGTCTGGAACCTCCATCACGGCGATCAATCCGACCGGTGTTGGCTCGAACTGGTGCGGCGCCGCCGGCATCGTCAAGCTCTCGGCTGACCTGACCGCGATGACCAACCTGAAGTAA
- the glcF gene encoding glycolate oxidase subunit GlcF → MKTEFSLAQLADPDIAEADKILRACVHCGFCTATCPTYVLLGDELDSPRGRIYLIKEMLEKNRPPTREVVKHIDRCLSCLACMTTCPSGVNYMHLVDQARVRIERDYARPLTERALRAVLAWVLPRPQLFRWSMILARFGRPLAALLPAPASASPGLLRRIKAMLALAPGRLPKPGPAGGTVFPAQGERRGRVALLQGCAQQVLAPRINQAAINLLTRHGVEVVLVKDEQCCGALTHHLGQDGDALARARANIGAWLGEAEQNGLDAILVTASGCGTVIKDYGYMLREDRDFAAPAARVSALAKDITEYVGGIELQPAQQRRDITVAYHSACSLQHGQKITHAPKELLSKNGFVVKDVPESHLCCGSAGTYNILQPDIASRLRDRKVANIATVKPDMIAAGNIGCMVQIAGGTSVPVVHTIELLDWATGGPRPGLS, encoded by the coding sequence ATGAAGACCGAATTCAGCCTGGCCCAGCTCGCCGATCCCGATATCGCGGAGGCCGACAAGATCCTGCGCGCCTGCGTGCATTGCGGTTTCTGCACGGCGACCTGCCCGACCTACGTACTGCTCGGCGACGAGCTCGATAGCCCGCGCGGGCGGATCTACCTCATCAAGGAGATGCTGGAAAAGAACCGGCCGCCGACGCGGGAGGTGGTCAAGCACATCGACCGTTGTCTCTCCTGTCTCGCCTGCATGACCACCTGTCCGTCGGGTGTGAACTACATGCATCTGGTCGATCAGGCGCGGGTCAGGATCGAAAGGGATTATGCGAGGCCGCTGACCGAGCGGGCGCTGCGTGCGGTGCTGGCCTGGGTGCTGCCGCGGCCGCAACTGTTTCGCTGGAGCATGATTCTGGCGCGGTTCGGCCGGCCGTTGGCCGCCTTGCTGCCGGCCCCCGCATCGGCATCGCCGGGATTGTTACGGCGAATCAAGGCGATGCTGGCGCTGGCGCCGGGCAGGCTGCCCAAGCCTGGACCGGCAGGCGGAACGGTTTTTCCGGCGCAAGGCGAACGCCGCGGTCGCGTCGCCCTGTTGCAGGGCTGCGCCCAACAGGTGCTGGCGCCGCGCATCAATCAGGCCGCCATCAATCTCCTGACGCGTCACGGCGTCGAGGTCGTGCTGGTCAAGGACGAGCAATGCTGCGGCGCGCTGACCCACCACCTCGGACAGGATGGCGACGCGCTGGCGCGCGCCCGCGCCAACATCGGGGCCTGGCTCGGGGAGGCCGAGCAGAACGGTCTCGACGCCATCCTGGTGACGGCGTCGGGCTGCGGCACGGTCATCAAGGACTATGGCTACATGCTGCGCGAGGACCGCGATTTCGCAGCTCCCGCCGCCAGGGTTTCGGCGCTGGCCAAGGACATTACGGAGTATGTCGGCGGCATCGAACTGCAGCCGGCGCAGCAACGACGCGACATCACCGTCGCCTATCATTCCGCTTGTTCGCTGCAGCACGGGCAGAAAATCACGCACGCTCCGAAAGAATTGCTTTCCAAGAACGGATTCGTGGTGAAAGATGTACCCGAGAGCCATTTGTGTTGCGGTTCGGCGGGGACCTACAACATTCTCCAGCCCGACATTGCGAGCAGATTGCGCGATCGAAAGGTCGCCAATATTGCGACAGTGAAGCCGGACATGATTGCTGCGGGCAATATTGGATGCATGGTTCAAATTGCCGGCGGCACGTCAGTTCCTGTGGTGCACACAATTGAGCTTCTCGATTGGGCGACAGGCGGTCCCCGGCCAGGATTGAGCTGA
- a CDS encoding FAD-binding protein, producing the protein MDTLNIRDAKDVEDAVRAAIASEQPLEIIGHGGKRLIGQPMATNALLDLSALNAVVAYEPSELIITVQAGAPLADVLSLIDSRNQQFAFEPINTSALLGTPDIGTIGGMIGAGLAGPRRIRAGGARDHLLGAHAVSGFGDSFKAGGKVVKNVTGYDLCKLLAGSWGTLAVMTEVTLKVMPRPESERTLMLRGLDDVAANRAMTAALGSPFDVSGAAHLPNSAFRAWAGGLGELGSPGQALTLLRLEGIAASAVHRAAALAAMLAPFGAAELLEDAASAAIWSSIRDVRPFAADGALGAWPVWRIVCPPASGGALGQALSRDTGGDVIYDWGGGLIWAALPPKPDAQAALVRSRVNAAGGHATLIRASEQIRRNVDVFHPQPDGLASLSERVRRSFDPKNILNRGRMIRGAAT; encoded by the coding sequence GTGGACACGCTGAACATACGTGACGCCAAGGACGTCGAAGACGCGGTGCGCGCGGCGATTGCCAGCGAGCAGCCGCTGGAAATCATCGGCCATGGCGGCAAACGGCTGATCGGCCAGCCGATGGCGACCAATGCGCTGCTCGACCTGTCGGCCTTGAATGCGGTCGTGGCCTACGAACCCAGCGAGCTGATCATCACGGTGCAGGCCGGTGCGCCGCTTGCCGACGTGCTGTCGCTGATCGATTCCAGGAACCAGCAATTCGCATTCGAGCCGATCAACACGTCGGCGCTGTTGGGCACGCCCGACATCGGAACCATCGGCGGCATGATCGGCGCCGGGCTCGCGGGCCCGCGCCGCATCAGGGCGGGCGGCGCGCGCGACCACCTCCTCGGCGCGCATGCGGTGTCGGGCTTCGGCGACAGTTTCAAGGCCGGCGGCAAGGTGGTGAAGAACGTCACCGGCTACGACCTCTGCAAATTGCTGGCGGGGTCTTGGGGCACGCTCGCGGTGATGACGGAAGTGACGTTGAAGGTGATGCCGCGGCCCGAGAGCGAGCGCACGCTGATGCTGCGCGGGCTGGACGACGTTGCCGCGAACCGCGCGATGACGGCGGCGCTGGGCTCGCCGTTCGACGTGTCCGGGGCGGCCCACCTGCCGAATTCGGCGTTTCGGGCATGGGCGGGCGGTCTCGGTGAGCTCGGATCGCCGGGGCAGGCGCTCACCTTGCTGCGGCTGGAGGGTATCGCCGCCTCGGCGGTGCATCGCGCCGCCGCGCTGGCCGCGATGCTGGCGCCGTTCGGCGCGGCGGAACTGCTGGAAGATGCGGCCTCGGCGGCGATCTGGAGTTCGATTCGCGACGTTCGGCCGTTTGCGGCTGATGGCGCGCTGGGAGCCTGGCCGGTATGGCGAATCGTCTGTCCGCCGGCTTCGGGCGGCGCGCTCGGTCAGGCGCTGTCGCGCGACACCGGCGGCGACGTGATCTACGACTGGGGCGGTGGCCTGATCTGGGCGGCGCTGCCGCCCAAGCCGGACGCCCAAGCCGCGCTGGTGCGCTCCCGCGTCAACGCCGCCGGCGGCCACGCCACCTTGATACGCGCGTCCGAGCAAATCCGGCGCAATGTCGACGTATTCCATCCGCAGCCGGACGGCCTTGCGAGCCTCAGCGAACGCGTCCGCCGCAGCTTCGATCCGAAGAACATCCTCAATCGCGGCCGGATGATAAGGGGGGCCGCGACATGA
- a CDS encoding FAD-linked oxidase C-terminal domain-containing protein gives MTIMMPASDQAVLARRDEIVAALRAIVPGEGVIDSPAEMAPYESDGLMAYRQPPMVVVLPDTTEQVSKVLRYCFEQGIKVVPRGSGTSLSGGALPLEDGVLLGLGKFKRIREIDFDNRVVVTEPGVTNLAISQAVAHAGFYYAPDPSSQIACSIGGNVAENSGGVHCLKYGMTTNNVLGCEIVLITGEIIKVGGKSAENSGYDLMGIITGSEGLLGVITEVTVRILQKAETARALMVGFAEVEAAGECVARIIAAGIIPGGMEMMDKPAIHAAEAFVHAGYPLDVEALLIIELDGPGVEVDELIKRVEAIAQGCGSTSCQISTSETERNLFWAGRKAAFPAVGRISPDYLCMDGTIPRGKLPEALARIRDLSARYDLRVANVFHAGDGNLHPLILYDANKPGEMDNAEAFGADILRVCVELGGVLTGEHGVGIEKRDLMPEMFSEIDLNQQQRLKCAFDAQGLLNPGKVFPTLHRCAELGRMHVHGGKLAFPDLPRF, from the coding sequence ATGACCATCATGATGCCCGCATCCGACCAGGCGGTGCTGGCGCGCCGCGACGAGATCGTGGCGGCACTGCGCGCGATCGTGCCGGGCGAGGGCGTGATCGACAGTCCGGCCGAAATGGCGCCTTACGAGTCCGACGGCCTGATGGCCTATCGTCAGCCGCCGATGGTCGTGGTGCTGCCCGACACCACCGAGCAGGTCTCGAAGGTCCTGAGATACTGCTTCGAGCAGGGCATCAAGGTGGTGCCGCGCGGTTCCGGCACCTCGCTGTCCGGCGGCGCGCTGCCGCTGGAAGATGGCGTGCTGCTGGGTCTCGGCAAATTCAAGCGCATTCGCGAGATCGATTTCGACAACCGCGTGGTCGTGACCGAGCCGGGCGTGACCAATCTCGCCATCAGCCAGGCGGTCGCCCATGCCGGTTTTTACTATGCGCCCGACCCGTCGTCGCAGATCGCCTGCTCGATCGGCGGCAATGTCGCGGAGAATTCCGGCGGCGTGCACTGCCTGAAATACGGCATGACCACCAACAACGTGCTGGGCTGCGAAATCGTGCTGATCACGGGCGAGATCATCAAGGTCGGCGGCAAGTCCGCCGAGAACAGCGGCTACGACCTGATGGGCATCATCACCGGGTCCGAAGGCCTGCTCGGCGTCATCACCGAGGTCACGGTGCGGATCCTGCAGAAGGCGGAAACCGCGCGCGCCCTGATGGTCGGCTTCGCCGAGGTCGAGGCCGCCGGCGAATGCGTGGCGCGCATCATCGCCGCCGGCATCATTCCGGGCGGCATGGAGATGATGGACAAGCCGGCGATCCACGCCGCCGAGGCCTTCGTCCACGCCGGCTATCCGCTCGACGTCGAGGCGCTCCTGATCATCGAACTCGACGGCCCCGGGGTCGAGGTCGACGAGCTGATCAAGCGCGTCGAGGCGATCGCGCAAGGCTGCGGATCGACCAGCTGCCAGATTTCCACATCGGAGACGGAGCGCAACCTGTTCTGGGCCGGCCGCAAGGCGGCGTTTCCGGCGGTGGGCCGGATTTCGCCCGATTATCTCTGCATGGACGGCACCATCCCGCGCGGCAAGCTGCCGGAAGCGCTGGCGCGAATCCGCGACCTGTCCGCCAGGTACGACCTTCGCGTCGCCAATGTGTTTCATGCCGGCGACGGCAACCTGCATCCCCTGATCCTGTACGACGCCAACAAGCCGGGCGAGATGGACAATGCCGAAGCCTTCGGTGCGGATATCTTGCGGGTCTGCGTCGAACTCGGCGGCGTCTTGACCGGCGAGCACGGCGTCGGCATCGAAAAGCGCGACCTGATGCCGGAGATGTTCAGCGAAATCGATCTCAACCAGCAGCAGCGGCTGAAATGCGCGTTTGACGCGCAGGGGCTGCTCAATCCCGGCAAGGTGTTTCCGACCCTGCACCGCTGCGCCGAGCTCGGCCGCATGCATGTTCACGGCGGCAAACTCGCCTTCCCCGATCTTCCCCGGTTTTGA
- a CDS encoding thiolase family protein — protein sequence MREAVIVSYARTGLAKSGRGGFNITPPMSMAAHAIKHAVERAGVDKDYVEDCYLGNCAHGAPNIGRQAALLAGLPKSTGGVSVNRFCSSGLQTIAMAANSIRSDGSECIVAGGVESISVPGGPLPKEVVDPQLLKTAPAIFMAMIDTADIVAERYKVSREYQDEYSLESQRRMAAAQQANKFKDEIVPMKTKMKVVDKATKAESIVDYVVDRDECNRPETTLEGLAKLEPVKGPGKYITAGNASQLSDGAAAVVLMEAKDAEKRGLNPLGRFVAWTAAGCEPDEMGIGPIYAVPKLLKRHGLKIDDIDLWELNEAFASQCLYSRDKLGIDPAKYNVNGGSIAIGHPFGMTGARCTGHLLQEGRRRKAKWGVVTMCIGGGQGGAGLFEIYS from the coding sequence ATGCGTGAAGCGGTTATTGTTTCTTATGCGCGAACCGGGCTGGCGAAGTCCGGCCGCGGCGGGTTCAACATCACCCCGCCGATGTCGATGGCGGCCCACGCCATCAAGCACGCCGTCGAGCGCGCCGGCGTCGACAAGGATTACGTCGAGGATTGTTATCTCGGCAACTGCGCCCATGGCGCGCCGAATATCGGCCGCCAGGCCGCGCTGCTCGCAGGCCTGCCGAAGTCGACGGGCGGCGTATCGGTGAACCGTTTCTGCTCGTCGGGACTGCAGACCATCGCGATGGCCGCCAACTCGATCCGCTCGGACGGCTCCGAGTGCATCGTTGCCGGCGGCGTGGAGAGCATCTCGGTCCCCGGCGGCCCCTTGCCGAAGGAAGTGGTCGATCCGCAACTGCTGAAAACGGCGCCCGCCATCTTCATGGCGATGATCGATACCGCCGATATCGTCGCGGAGCGTTACAAGGTCAGCCGCGAATACCAGGACGAATACTCGCTGGAATCGCAGCGCCGCATGGCCGCCGCGCAGCAGGCCAACAAGTTCAAGGACGAAATCGTCCCGATGAAGACCAAGATGAAGGTGGTCGACAAGGCGACCAAGGCCGAGAGCATCGTCGACTACGTCGTCGACCGCGACGAATGCAACCGCCCGGAAACCACCCTGGAAGGCCTCGCCAAGCTCGAGCCGGTGAAGGGTCCCGGCAAATACATCACCGCCGGTAACGCCAGCCAGCTGTCGGACGGCGCTGCGGCCGTGGTGCTGATGGAAGCCAAGGACGCCGAAAAGCGCGGCCTCAATCCGCTCGGCCGCTTCGTCGCCTGGACGGCGGCCGGCTGCGAGCCTGACGAAATGGGCATCGGTCCGATATACGCGGTGCCGAAGCTGTTGAAGCGCCACGGGCTCAAGATCGACGATATCGATCTCTGGGAACTCAACGAGGCGTTCGCCAGCCAGTGCCTCTACTCCCGCGACAAGCTCGGCATCGATCCTGCGAAGTACAACGTCAACGGCGGCTCGATTGCGATCGGCCACCCCTTCGGCATGACCGGCGCGCGGTGTACGGGCCACCTCTTGCAGGAAGGCCGCCGGCGCAAGGCCAAGTGGGGCGTCGTGACCATGTGCATCGGCGGCGGCCAGGGCGGCGCGGGCCTGTTCGAAATCTACAGCTGA
- a CDS encoding alpha/beta fold hydrolase — protein sequence MIFMVVVAALAILALITQVGVVALQRAHPAQGRMVEVEGAVLNVVDIGPRDAAGPPVVMLHGASSNLEIMRQPLGDRLAEHHRVILIDRPGHGWSTRADQDDSTPAVQGRMIEDALDKLGINRAIFVVHSWSGALGARMALDYPARVAGLVMLAPVAYPWPGGVGWYNKAVNTPVLGPLLAHTITLPLGYFLAEPGARGVFLPQTLPDNFVRNTATPLLLRPREFLANARDLVTLKQAVREQAPRYAEIRAPVVVITGDVDKTVSPNIHSRPFAATVPDARLIVLPDVGHMVQQAAPELVIAEIGAMIGRIAHKKAATAD from the coding sequence ATGATATTCATGGTCGTCGTGGCGGCGCTGGCGATCCTGGCGCTGATCACGCAGGTCGGGGTGGTGGCGCTGCAACGCGCCCATCCCGCGCAGGGGCGGATGGTCGAGGTTGAGGGCGCGGTCCTCAACGTCGTCGATATCGGGCCGCGCGATGCCGCCGGTCCTCCGGTCGTGATGCTCCATGGCGCCAGCTCCAATCTGGAAATCATGCGGCAACCGCTGGGCGACAGACTCGCCGAACATCATCGGGTGATTCTGATCGACCGGCCCGGCCATGGCTGGAGCACGCGCGCGGATCAGGACGATTCGACGCCGGCGGTGCAGGGCAGAATGATCGAGGACGCGCTCGACAAGCTCGGCATCAACAGGGCGATCTTCGTGGTTCATTCCTGGAGCGGCGCGCTTGGCGCGCGGATGGCGCTCGACTATCCCGCCCGTGTCGCCGGCCTGGTGATGCTGGCGCCGGTGGCCTATCCGTGGCCCGGCGGCGTCGGCTGGTACAACAAGGCCGTCAACACTCCGGTGCTCGGCCCGTTGCTCGCCCACACCATCACGCTGCCGCTCGGCTATTTCCTGGCCGAACCCGGCGCCCGCGGCGTGTTCCTGCCGCAAACCCTGCCGGACAATTTCGTGCGCAATACCGCGACGCCGCTGCTGCTGCGGCCGCGCGAATTCCTCGCCAATGCCCGCGATCTGGTGACGCTGAAGCAAGCGGTCAGGGAACAGGCGCCGCGCTACGCCGAGATCAGGGCGCCGGTCGTCGTGATCACCGGCGACGTCGACAAGACGGTGTCGCCGAATATCCATTCCCGCCCGTTCGCCGCCACCGTGCCGGATGCGAGACTGATCGTGCTGCCGGACGTCGGCCATATGGTGCAGCAGGCCGCGCCTGAACTGGTGATCGCCGAGATCGGCGCCATGATCGGCAGGATCGCGCACAAGAAGGCGGCCACGGCCGACTAG